The proteins below are encoded in one region of Clostridium fermenticellae:
- a CDS encoding glycogen/starch/alpha-glucan phosphorylase, which produces MSLNKEYIKKNFKQKLTSMFAEDINELNKYQYFEALSSVIKDYISKCVKNTNKYYLKSKQKQVYYFSMEFLIGRLLESNLINLGIRDICKDALSELGINLDEVLQAESDAGLGNGGLGRLAACFLDSMASIGIPGHGCGIRYKYGLFEQKIKNGYQVEVPDNWLKNGYVWETRKSEKSVIVKFGGDVQLINENGKLKAIHQNYEPILAVPYDIPVVGYKNNIVNNLRLWSAETIDKDFDFSSFSNGDYLKAVEYKYSVESITQVLYPDDSTEKGKLLRLKQEYFFVSAGLQSIIRRYEKMKLSLDSLDKYIAIHINDTHPSVAIAELMRILIDEKSMSWDEAWRITTNITAYTNHTILTEALEKWPVDMFKKLLPRIYMIIEEINRRFCAKVFDKFNGDLNKVNKMSIISNNNINMAYLSIVGSHSVNGVAKLHTRILKKQELKDFFEFYPDKFNNKTNGITHRRWLIQSNPKLTDLINELIGEKWIKHPLELKNLEGFSNDKSIQDKFQHVKYQNKINLSNFIKQKYNIDVDPDSIFDVQAKRLHAYKRQVLNILNILDLYNRLIENPNLDIIPRTFIFGAKASPGYFLAKQIIKLINSAADKINNDRSIKDKIKVVFLENYDVSLAQKLIPAADISEQISTASKEASGTGNMKFMMNGAITIATLDGANIEIKDAVGNDNIIIFGLTANEVIDLYKNKNYHSRDIFNSDQRVNKILTQLTNGFLGVSNYEFNSIYDNLLFNNDEYFVLKDFAPYVEAQNRINNLYRDKNKWNKMSILNIANSGVFSSDNTITKYANEIWHINKIDFNNKLLEEN; this is translated from the coding sequence ATGTCATTAAATAAAGAATATATTAAAAAAAACTTTAAACAAAAATTAACGAGTATGTTTGCAGAGGATATAAATGAATTAAATAAATATCAATATTTTGAAGCTCTGAGTAGTGTTATTAAAGATTATATTTCAAAATGCGTTAAAAATACTAATAAATATTATCTAAAAAGCAAACAAAAGCAAGTTTATTACTTCTCTATGGAATTTTTAATAGGAAGACTACTTGAAAGCAATCTGATAAACCTTGGTATAAGAGATATATGTAAAGATGCCCTATCAGAACTTGGAATAAATCTTGATGAAGTTTTACAAGCAGAATCAGATGCCGGTCTTGGTAACGGCGGACTTGGAAGATTGGCTGCCTGTTTCCTTGACTCTATGGCATCAATTGGAATTCCCGGACATGGGTGTGGAATACGATATAAATACGGACTTTTTGAGCAAAAAATAAAAAATGGATATCAAGTAGAAGTACCTGATAACTGGCTCAAAAATGGATATGTATGGGAAACAAGAAAGAGTGAAAAATCAGTTATAGTAAAATTTGGAGGAGATGTACAGCTTATAAATGAAAATGGGAAGCTTAAAGCAATACATCAAAATTACGAACCAATACTTGCAGTACCATATGACATACCCGTAGTAGGGTATAAAAATAATATTGTAAATAATTTAAGACTTTGGAGTGCCGAAACAATTGATAAAGACTTTGATTTTTCCTCATTTAGCAATGGTGATTATTTGAAAGCTGTAGAATATAAATATTCTGTCGAATCAATAACTCAGGTTCTATACCCTGACGATTCAACGGAAAAAGGAAAACTTTTGAGATTAAAACAAGAATACTTTTTTGTAAGTGCAGGTCTTCAAAGTATTATAAGACGTTATGAAAAAATGAAGCTTTCTCTAGATAGTCTTGATAAATATATTGCCATACACATAAATGATACTCACCCTTCTGTTGCAATCGCAGAACTTATGAGAATATTAATCGATGAAAAATCGATGTCATGGGATGAAGCCTGGCGAATAACTACAAATATTACTGCTTATACAAACCATACTATTTTAACTGAGGCACTTGAAAAATGGCCTGTAGATATGTTTAAAAAATTACTTCCTAGAATATACATGATAATAGAAGAAATAAACAGACGTTTTTGCGCCAAAGTATTTGATAAATTTAATGGAGACCTTAATAAGGTAAATAAAATGTCAATAATATCTAACAATAATATAAATATGGCTTACCTATCCATTGTGGGCAGTCATTCTGTAAATGGTGTTGCAAAACTCCACACAAGGATACTAAAAAAGCAAGAATTAAAAGATTTCTTTGAATTTTACCCGGATAAATTTAATAATAAAACCAATGGTATAACCCACCGGAGATGGCTCATTCAATCAAACCCAAAACTTACTGATTTAATAAATGAATTGATCGGAGAAAAATGGATTAAGCATCCCCTGGAATTAAAGAATCTTGAAGGTTTTTCTAATGATAAATCTATACAAGACAAATTTCAACATGTAAAATATCAAAACAAAATAAATCTATCAAACTTTATCAAACAAAAATACAATATAGATGTTGATCCTGATTCAATATTTGATGTTCAGGCTAAAAGACTTCATGCATATAAAAGACAGGTATTAAATATACTGAATATTCTAGACCTATATAATAGGCTTATCGAAAATCCAAATTTAGATATTATCCCCAGAACGTTTATCTTTGGTGCAAAAGCTTCTCCTGGTTACTTTTTAGCAAAGCAGATTATAAAATTAATAAACAGCGCTGCAGATAAAATAAATAATGACAGAAGTATAAAAGACAAAATAAAGGTAGTATTTCTTGAAAATTATGATGTATCCCTAGCTCAAAAGCTTATACCTGCTGCAGACATAAGCGAACAAATTTCAACAGCTTCAAAGGAAGCCTCTGGAACTGGTAACATGAAATTTATGATGAATGGAGCAATTACTATTGCTACACTGGATGGTGCAAATATTGAAATAAAGGATGCAGTTGGAAACGACAATATTATCATATTTGGTCTTACAGCAAATGAAGTAATTGATCTCTATAAAAATAAAAACTATCACTCAAGAGATATATTCAATTCAGATCAAAGAGTTAATAAGATTCTAACACAGCTTACAAATGGATTTTTAGGCGTATCTAACTATGAATTTAACTCAATATATGATAATCTTCTTTTCAATAATGATGAATATTTCGTACTAAAAGATTTTGCACCTTATGTAGAAGCTCAAAATAGAATAAATAATCTTTATAGAGATAAAAATAAATGGAATAAGATGAGTATATTAAATATAGCCAATTCTGGTGTATTTTCAAGTGATAATACCATAACTAAATATGCCAATGAAATATGGCATATAAATAAAATTGACTTTAATAATAAATTGTTGGAGGAAAACTGA
- the glgA gene encoding glycogen synthase GlgA: protein MKKVLFAVSEAHPFAKTGGLGDVAYSLPKYLRKLGVDARVILPKYSQISSNFKSKMEHIKSFTVPVGWRQKYCGLEKYNFDDVPFYFVDNEYYFEKDKPYGFFDDGERFSFFSRAVLESIRYMGDFFPDIIHCNDWHTGIIPVLLNEHYKKSNEYTNVKTVFSIHNLKYQGIFPKEILGELLSLGDEYFSEDKIKYYDSISFMKAGINFSDIITTVSKSYAEEIKTPFYGETLDGLLNSKNYKLYGVVNGIDYEIFNPARDLNISYKYNSSTITQKVRNKIELQRSLNLPENKNIPVISMVTRLVKQKGLDLVISIIEELLSMDIQLVILGSGDENYQDSLQYFSHIYPSKLSVNIKFDTKLASKIYSGSDMFLMPSLFEPCGIGQLIALRYGTPPIVRETGGLKDTVIPFNEYTGEGNGFSFFNYDAHEMLNTIKYAVKIYHDKNMWSNISKNAMLSDNSWNNSAKTYIKLYESLT, encoded by the coding sequence ATGAAAAAAGTTTTATTTGCAGTGTCAGAAGCTCATCCTTTTGCGAAAACTGGAGGTTTAGGTGATGTTGCCTATTCTCTCCCTAAATATTTAAGAAAATTAGGTGTTGACGCCAGAGTCATACTTCCTAAGTATTCACAAATATCCTCAAACTTCAAATCAAAGATGGAACACATAAAAAGTTTCACTGTTCCAGTTGGTTGGAGACAAAAATATTGTGGATTAGAAAAATACAATTTTGATGATGTTCCTTTTTACTTTGTAGATAACGAATATTATTTTGAGAAAGACAAACCTTATGGATTTTTTGATGATGGCGAAAGATTTTCTTTTTTTTCAAGAGCTGTCCTAGAATCGATAAGATATATGGGAGATTTTTTCCCAGACATAATACATTGTAATGACTGGCATACCGGTATAATACCTGTGCTATTAAATGAACATTACAAAAAAAGCAATGAATATACTAATGTAAAAACTGTTTTTTCAATTCATAACTTAAAATATCAAGGAATTTTTCCCAAAGAAATACTAGGCGAGCTTTTAAGCCTCGGTGACGAATATTTTAGTGAAGATAAGATAAAATATTATGATTCAATCTCATTTATGAAAGCTGGAATTAATTTTTCGGATATAATCACCACCGTAAGTAAATCATATGCTGAGGAAATAAAAACCCCATTCTACGGTGAAACTTTAGATGGACTATTAAACAGCAAGAATTATAAACTTTATGGAGTCGTAAATGGAATTGACTATGAAATCTTTAATCCAGCACGTGACTTAAATATATCTTATAAATATAACTCATCAACTATAACTCAAAAAGTAAGAAATAAGATTGAACTTCAAAGATCACTAAACCTTCCGGAAAATAAAAATATACCTGTTATTTCTATGGTCACAAGACTGGTTAAACAAAAAGGACTTGACTTAGTTATATCTATTATAGAAGAACTTCTTTCTATGGATATTCAACTTGTAATACTTGGTTCAGGAGATGAAAATTATCAGGATTCGCTGCAATATTTTTCTCATATATATCCGTCAAAACTCTCTGTTAATATAAAATTTGATACAAAACTAGCATCCAAAATATATTCTGGCTCTGATATGTTTCTAATGCCATCTTTATTCGAACCATGTGGTATTGGACAACTCATTGCACTAAGATATGGTACCCCACCTATAGTAAGGGAAACAGGAGGACTTAAGGATACCGTAATACCTTTCAATGAATATACTGGAGAAGGTAATGGTTTTTCATTTTTTAATTATGATGCTCATGAAATGCTAAATACAATAAAATATGCTGTGAAAATATATCATGATAAAAATATGTGGAGTAATATTTCAAAAAATGCAATGCTCTCAGACAATAGCTGGAATAATTCTGCCAAAACGTATATTAAACTATATGAAAGTTTAACATAA
- a CDS encoding glucose-1-phosphate adenylyltransferase, with amino-acid sequence MIKKEIIAMVLAGGQGTRLKELTKFNAKPAVPFGGKYRIIDFTLSNCTHSGIDTVGILTQYQPLTLNNHIGIGSSWDLDKMNGGITILPPHVSETGMNWYSGTADAIYQNINFVDYYEPDYIIVLSGDHIYKMNYSSMLKYHKEKNADATIAVIEIPLKEAYRFGIMNTDKNGRITQFEEKPHNPKSNMASMGIYIFNWKIIKEFLKHDESNPYSGNDFGKDIIPSLIRNGKKLFAYPFKGYWKDVGTIQSYWEANMDLLRQDNKLNLYEDDWKIYSNTPTLPPQYIGNGVKLENSMISDGCVILGDVINSILFPGVHVDKNSRVTNSVILPNVTIENDVIIDKAIIGNNCVIKHNNIISNSDQIVLIGEDREIGLNSIAI; translated from the coding sequence ATGATAAAAAAAGAGATCATTGCAATGGTACTCGCAGGCGGTCAAGGTACAAGGTTAAAAGAACTCACAAAGTTTAATGCAAAACCAGCAGTACCTTTTGGTGGAAAGTATAGAATTATTGATTTTACATTAAGCAATTGTACACATTCAGGTATTGATACTGTAGGCATATTGACACAATATCAGCCATTGACTTTAAATAATCACATAGGCATAGGCAGTTCATGGGATCTTGATAAAATGAACGGAGGAATTACTATACTTCCACCTCATGTAAGCGAGACAGGTATGAACTGGTATAGTGGCACAGCTGATGCAATATATCAGAATATAAATTTTGTAGATTACTATGAACCAGATTATATAATTGTACTTTCCGGAGATCATATATATAAAATGAATTATTCTTCTATGCTTAAATATCATAAAGAGAAAAATGCGGATGCAACTATAGCAGTTATAGAAATTCCTCTTAAAGAAGCATATCGTTTCGGAATTATGAATACAGATAAAAACGGTCGTATAACTCAATTTGAAGAAAAACCACACAATCCAAAAAGCAATATGGCTTCCATGGGAATATACATCTTTAACTGGAAAATAATAAAAGAATTTTTGAAACATGATGAAAGCAATCCATACTCTGGCAATGATTTTGGGAAAGATATAATACCATCCTTAATTAGAAATGGTAAAAAACTATTTGCATACCCCTTTAAAGGATACTGGAAAGATGTTGGTACAATTCAAAGTTATTGGGAAGCAAACATGGATTTATTGAGACAAGATAATAAGCTTAATTTATACGAGGACGACTGGAAAATTTATTCTAATACCCCTACTCTTCCACCTCAATACATAGGTAATGGTGTGAAGTTAGAAAATTCAATGATATCAGACGGATGCGTAATATTAGGTGATGTTATAAATTCAATTCTATTTCCAGGAGTACACGTTGATAAAAATTCAAGAGTAACCAATTCAGTTATTTTACCAAATGTAACAATAGAGAATGATGTGATAATAGACAAAGCAATTATAGGCAACAACTGTGTAATTAAGCATAATAACATAATAAGTAATTCAGATCAAATTGTTCTAATTGGTGAAGACAGAGAAATAGGTTTAAATTCTATAGCTATATAA
- the glgB gene encoding 1,4-alpha-glucan branching protein GlgB: MLNLDINYYEAYSYTNDDNFRTYKFLGSRFIKFNKTSGTLFRVWAPNALSVSVVGDFNNWNYKIHIMKKQPKTGFWNLFIEGIHEGYLYKYAILTSDGKSIFKSDPYAFYSEVRPNTASIVYSIKNDYKWNDQVWFEKKSKINSFSSPINIYEINLSSWRLNNQKKFYSYKEMADLLVPYILDMGYTHIELMPITEHPFDGSWGYQTTGYYSLTSRFGRPSDFKYFVDKFHQNNIGIIMDWVPGHFCKDSHGLYKFDGSYLYEYQNSDLRENCGWGTSNFDLGKTEVKNFLISNALFWFEIYHIDGIRVDAVANMLYLNYGKQDNPNLKNKHGGIENLDAVEFLRKLNRAIFTHFPNSLVIAEESTAWPMVTRPDYDGGLGFNYKWNMGWMNDILRYMSLNENEKIYNHNLITFSIMYAFSENFILPISHDEVVYGKRSLLNKMPGKYEEKFSGFRAFLGYMMTHPGKKLNFMGNEFAQFDEWKFDSELDWNLLLYPMHEKAKKYVKALNYLYRNESALWEQDFNFNGFNWIDVSNNKQCIISFIRQGISKYNFIIIICNFGFKSYDDFKIGVPRLVKYKELLNSDAAIYGGSDNLNREILFPGMEKWNSKPFCIKINLPALSTIFIKPIISSNESNFKLHEIHSKTEKSLKGGISNDKKRDHCNGTRRRSRYKVKRTHKV, from the coding sequence ATGTTGAATCTTGATATAAACTACTATGAAGCATATTCATATACAAATGATGACAACTTTAGAACATATAAATTTTTAGGAAGTAGATTTATAAAATTCAATAAAACTTCTGGAACATTATTTAGAGTTTGGGCTCCCAATGCATTAAGTGTAAGCGTTGTTGGTGACTTTAATAACTGGAATTATAAAATTCATATAATGAAGAAGCAGCCAAAAACTGGATTTTGGAATCTCTTTATTGAAGGTATTCATGAAGGTTATTTATACAAATACGCTATTTTAACATCTGATGGAAAATCTATTTTCAAATCAGACCCTTATGCCTTTTATTCAGAAGTTAGACCCAATACAGCTTCTATAGTCTACAGTATCAAAAATGATTATAAATGGAATGATCAAGTATGGTTTGAAAAAAAATCTAAAATAAACTCATTTTCTTCTCCAATTAATATATATGAAATAAATTTAAGTTCGTGGAGATTAAATAATCAAAAAAAGTTCTATTCCTATAAGGAGATGGCCGACTTGCTAGTTCCATATATATTAGATATGGGCTACACACATATAGAGCTTATGCCAATTACTGAACATCCCTTCGATGGCTCCTGGGGATACCAAACTACCGGCTACTATTCACTAACAAGCCGATTTGGGAGACCTTCTGATTTTAAATATTTTGTGGATAAATTTCACCAAAATAACATAGGTATTATAATGGACTGGGTTCCGGGTCACTTTTGCAAAGATTCACATGGACTGTACAAGTTTGATGGTTCTTATCTTTATGAATATCAAAACAGTGATTTAAGAGAAAATTGTGGATGGGGCACCTCTAATTTTGATTTAGGAAAAACAGAGGTAAAGAATTTTTTAATATCAAACGCACTCTTCTGGTTTGAAATATATCATATAGATGGTATAAGAGTCGATGCAGTAGCAAATATGCTCTACCTGAATTACGGAAAACAGGACAATCCAAACTTAAAAAATAAACATGGTGGGATTGAAAATCTAGATGCAGTTGAATTTTTAAGAAAACTTAATAGAGCCATATTTACGCATTTTCCAAATTCTCTAGTTATAGCTGAGGAATCTACAGCATGGCCTATGGTTACACGTCCAGATTATGATGGCGGTCTTGGCTTTAATTATAAATGGAATATGGGTTGGATGAATGATATTTTACGATACATGAGTCTAAACGAGAATGAAAAAATATATAATCATAATCTGATAACTTTTTCAATAATGTATGCCTTTTCCGAGAATTTCATACTTCCAATATCGCATGATGAAGTTGTTTATGGTAAAAGATCACTTTTAAATAAAATGCCTGGAAAATATGAAGAGAAATTTTCTGGATTTAGAGCATTCCTCGGATATATGATGACTCATCCGGGTAAAAAACTAAATTTTATGGGGAATGAATTTGCACAGTTTGATGAATGGAAATTTGATTCAGAACTTGATTGGAATTTACTACTATATCCAATGCATGAAAAGGCAAAAAAATACGTTAAGGCTTTAAATTACTTATATAGAAATGAAAGTGCACTATGGGAACAGGATTTTAATTTCAATGGTTTCAATTGGATAGACGTTTCAAACAACAAGCAATGTATAATTTCTTTTATAAGGCAAGGAATTAGTAAATATAATTTTATTATTATAATTTGCAATTTCGGTTTTAAATCATATGATGATTTTAAAATCGGGGTACCAAGGTTAGTTAAATATAAAGAACTTCTAAATAGTGACGCTGCTATTTATGGCGGATCTGATAATTTAAACCGTGAAATATTATTTCCAGGTATGGAAAAGTGGAACAGTAAACCTTTTTGTATAAAAATAAACCTTCCAGCTCTATCAACTATTTTTATTAAACCTATAATTAGCTCAAATGAAAGTAACTTCAAACTACATGAAATACATTCTAAAACAGAAAAATCATTAAAAGGAGGTATCTCTAATGATAAAAAAAGAGATCATTGCAATGGTACTCGCAGGCGGTCAAGGTACAAGGTTAAAAGAACTCACAAAGTTTAA
- a CDS encoding pyridoxamine 5'-phosphate oxidase family protein, whose protein sequence is MDEVLKFLNENKVFYLATINGETPAVRPFGFAMNYNNKLCFCTANTKDVYKQMKINPNIQISAASPEGKWLRLTGKAVSYTSKESQQAALNTMPTLNNIYKVDDGIFEIFYIDCVSATFYDMQGNSRSVKF, encoded by the coding sequence ATGGATGAAGTTTTAAAATTTTTAAATGAAAACAAAGTATTTTATCTTGCAACAATCAATGGTGAGACACCTGCAGTGCGTCCATTTGGATTTGCAATGAATTACAATAACAAATTATGTTTTTGTACTGCTAATACAAAAGATGTATACAAACAAATGAAAATCAATCCAAACATTCAAATAAGCGCAGCTTCACCAGAAGGAAAATGGCTTAGATTAACTGGGAAAGCAGTTTCTTATACTTCTAAAGAATCTCAACAAGCAGCCTTAAATACTATGCCCACATTAAACAATATATATAAAGTAGATGATGGTATCTTTGAGATATTTTACATAGATTGTGTAAGTGCAACATTCTATGATATGCAGGGTAACTCTCGAAGCGTTAAATTCTAA
- a CDS encoding ISLre2 family transposase, which yields MYNLNDTLSLNDNEITFNSLEKKIYKYACDTACEILREVLSHLDRRLMDERDAEIYRNKGLRHTCIKTIMGDVEFDRRIYEYKTDQGKKAYKFLLDEYLKMDTIGHISSTLVEKIVDNVTNVSYRNTSNNIKELANQEISHTAVWNVVQKLGSKIEEKEERKILLNKMGKLKGSREVKALFQEMDGIWLSIQGKDKPKGRKSKKKELKLGVTYEGWKKRGGRKDGYVVHNKTACASFGTSKKFKELSDAAIAEVYNTDEIEVRILNGDGAPWIKQSMGGEGVYFQLDPFHKSQAVLRNMEDKKEAYKLMKMLHDGKIDKSFEYLTGLMVKYTNNEKKFKKLEKLYTYLFENKAGLVPYHLREEIKMPEAPEGLEYRNLGTMEHNICDILAQRMKGRKMSWSIKGANNLAKILAEKAGKRIYQTIDEICSGSISDDKLEKIKEVITLTAADVNKKPKKSRYYHIHKAGIPFTGCAVTNGRKAIQSFFQERNLSELVYR from the coding sequence ATGTACAATTTAAACGATACTTTAAGTTTAAATGATAATGAAATAACTTTCAATAGTTTAGAGAAAAAAATATATAAATATGCGTGTGATACAGCATGTGAAATTCTAAGAGAGGTGCTTTCGCACCTGGACCGGAGGTTAATGGATGAAAGAGATGCCGAAATATATAGAAATAAAGGATTAAGGCATACGTGTATAAAAACTATTATGGGAGATGTAGAATTTGACAGACGTATATATGAATACAAAACTGATCAAGGGAAAAAGGCATATAAATTCTTACTGGATGAATACTTAAAAATGGATACAATAGGCCATATTTCAAGCACTTTAGTAGAAAAAATAGTAGACAATGTAACCAATGTGTCTTATAGGAACACTTCAAATAATATTAAAGAACTGGCAAACCAGGAAATCAGCCATACGGCAGTATGGAATGTAGTACAAAAATTAGGTTCTAAAATAGAAGAAAAGGAAGAGAGGAAGATACTGCTGAATAAAATGGGAAAATTAAAGGGCTCAAGGGAAGTTAAGGCCTTATTTCAGGAGATGGACGGCATCTGGTTAAGCATTCAGGGGAAAGATAAACCTAAAGGAAGGAAGTCTAAAAAGAAAGAACTTAAGCTGGGAGTAACTTATGAGGGCTGGAAAAAGAGAGGTGGCAGAAAAGACGGCTATGTAGTTCATAATAAAACAGCATGCGCCAGCTTTGGAACAAGTAAAAAATTCAAGGAACTTAGTGATGCCGCCATTGCAGAAGTATATAACACAGATGAAATAGAAGTAAGAATTTTGAATGGGGATGGTGCCCCATGGATAAAACAGAGCATGGGTGGAGAAGGCGTATATTTTCAGTTAGATCCATTCCATAAAAGTCAGGCAGTACTGAGAAATATGGAGGATAAAAAGGAAGCATATAAACTCATGAAAATGCTGCATGACGGAAAAATAGATAAGAGTTTTGAATACTTAACAGGTCTTATGGTTAAGTATACTAATAACGAAAAAAAGTTTAAGAAATTAGAAAAACTGTATACATATCTCTTTGAAAATAAGGCAGGATTAGTGCCATATCACTTAAGAGAAGAGATAAAGATGCCGGAGGCACCTGAAGGACTGGAATATAGGAATTTAGGCACAATGGAGCATAATATTTGTGACATACTGGCCCAGAGGATGAAAGGGAGAAAAATGAGCTGGTCTATAAAGGGTGCAAATAATCTGGCAAAAATACTGGCAGAAAAAGCTGGTAAAAGAATATACCAAACAATCGATGAGATATGTTCAGGTTCTATTTCAGATGATAAACTGGAGAAAATAAAAGAGGTTATAACATTAACGGCAGCTGATGTTAACAAGAAACCTAAGAAGAGCAGGTATTACCATATACATAAAGCAGGGATACCATTTACAGGCTGCGCCGTAACCAATGGCAGAAAAGCGATACAGAGCTTTTTTCAGGAAAGAAATCTCAGTGAACTGGTTTATAGATAA